One part of the Lytechinus pictus isolate F3 Inbred chromosome 3, Lp3.0, whole genome shotgun sequence genome encodes these proteins:
- the LOC129257076 gene encoding large ribosomal subunit protein uL4B-like, with amino-acid sequence MAVAAARPLVTVYNEKNEVTGTNVTLPAVFKAPIRPDVVNYAHTNMRKNSRQPYAVKKIAGHQTSAESWGTGRAVARIPRVRGGGTHRSGQGAFGNMCRGGRMFAPTKIWRRWHTRTNISQKRFAMCSALAASAVPALVMSKGHMIMGTPEVPLVVSDKVQDFKKTKEAVYFLKRFKAWEDIKKVYKSRRMRAGKGKMRNRRFVRRLGPLVVYDQDNGITRAFRNIPGVTLLQVSRLNLLRLAPGGHVGRFCIWTESAFNKLDGLYGTWKKPSSEKSNWNLPMPKMTNTDLRRLLRSQEIRRSLRPVNTTSTKRKVLKKNPLKNVRVMFKLNPYAKTQKRNAKLDEERAKAKRQEILDKKRGVTKEAPAKGKGKAKAKGKGKK; translated from the exons ATG GCTGTTGCAGCTGCAAGACCACTTGTTACAGTGTACAATGAGAAGAATGAAGTTACAGGAACCAATGTGACCCTACCAGCTGTCTTCAAGGCACCAATCAGGCCAGATGTGGTTAACTATGCCCACACCAACATGAGGAAGAACAGCCGTCAGCCCTACGCTGTCAAGAAAATTGCTG GTCACCAGACCAGTGCTGAATCCTGGGGTACAGGACGTGCTGTTGCCCGTATCCCCCGTGTCCGAGGAGGTGGTACCCACCGCTCTGGTCAGGGAGCATTCGGCAACATGTGCCGTGGTGGACGCATGTTTGCCCCTACCAAGATCTGGCGACGCTGGCACACACGCACCAACATCAGCCAGAAGCGCTTTGCAATGTGCTCTGCACTCGCTGCCTCGGCAGTCCCAGCTCTCGTCATGTCCAAAG gtcacatgatcatgggcACGCCAGAAGTACCCCTTGTAGTCAGCGACAAAGTCCAAGACTTCAAGAAGACCAAGGAAGCTGTCTACTTTCTCAAGCGTTTCAAGGCATGGGAAGACATCAAGAAG GTGTACAAGTCTCGTCGCATGAGGGCAGGCAAGGGAAAGATGAGGAACAGGAGGTTTGTCAGACGTCTTGGTCCACTGGTTGTCTATGATCAAGACAATGGCATCACAAGGGCCTTCAGGAACATCCCAG GTGTGACCCTCCTCCAAGTCTCAAGACTGAACCTCTTGAGGCTAGCTCCTGGTGGTCATGTTGGTAGGTTCTGCATCTGGACAGAGTCTGCATTCAACAAACTTGATGGCCTCTACGGAACGTGGAAGAAGCCTTCCTCAGAGAAGTCCAACTGGAA CCTTCCCATGCCCAAGATGACCAACACTGACCTACGAAGGTTGCTGAGGAGTCAAGAGATCCGTCGCTCCCTCAGACCGGTCAACACAACATCCACCAAGCGCAAGGTCCTCAAGAAGAATCCTCTGAAGAATGTCAGGGTCATGTTCAAGCTCAACCCCTATGCCAAGACACAGAAGCGCAACGCCAAGCTTGATGAGGAGAGGGCAAAGGCAAAGAGACAAGAGATCCTTGACAAGAAGAGGGGG GTGACCAAGGAGGCACCAGCCAAGGGCAAAGGCAAAGCCAAGgccaaaggaaaaggaaagaagtaG